From a region of the Gossypium raimondii isolate GPD5lz chromosome 10, ASM2569854v1, whole genome shotgun sequence genome:
- the LOC128033648 gene encoding disease resistance protein UNI-like, whose protein sequence is MPWVHQFNRMLNTKCPMLLERLSIDDCGMIEEIIACEAEEMQGGIVFPKLQYLQLSCLPCLASFSLAHHSLEFPVLLMVKVTKCPKMRNFCQGDLSTRRLEQMHLTRDEEGEQQWEGDLNTTIKHMFDEMNVQNSEVTEVTDQLPKLE, encoded by the exons ATGCCATGGGTTCATCAATTTAATCGCATGCTCAACACTAAGTGCCCGATGCTCTTGGAAAGATTGAGCATAGATGATTGTGGGATGATAGAGGAAATCATAGCGTGTGAGGCCGAAGAAATGCAGGGCGGCATTGTATTTCCCAAACTGCAGTATTTGCAACTAAGCTGTCTGCCATGTCTAGCAAGCTTTTCCTTGGCCCATCACTCGTTGGAATTCCCAGTCTTGCTAATGGTGAAGGTGACAAAGTGTCCCAAAATGAGGAATTTCTGCCAAGGAGATTTAAGCACACGAAGGCTGGAACAAATGCACTTAACAAGAGATGAGGAAGGAGAACAGCAGTGGGAAGGCGACCTTAACACTACCATAAAACATATGTTCGATGAAATG AATGTGCAAAATTCTGAGGTGACGGAGGTTACTGATCAGTTGCCCAAGCTGGAATAA